The following proteins are encoded in a genomic region of Sebastes fasciatus isolate fSebFas1 chromosome 14, fSebFas1.pri, whole genome shotgun sequence:
- the akap11 gene encoding A-kinase anchor protein 11 isoform X1: MDAYARIRGVPLRSRASVRKETVRDGGPQCVKSLFRNKKELCSVGLELPSRDTTRLTEIHFVCLPGQCEGEDVTQQALLSMPAGLCELLRSLHVHSLKNDEVLLLKDSRRLAEHRDAGPQCWLKAVCVLRHNPSTSVYPQASVASLVGLLGCYMAGVRYALELQALQRGTAEPSQPEEDDTNQSVSSIEDDFVTALEHLEEDDTGDNPSAVSYRLFKKRDVASQTVPAHKRKKELAGARIIISSSSKKNSANHNSGPDVSVTVQRSSGVESQWTYCSPGARLPSPLMHVSESEESDGSSPSPIIFLDEVGYQKSLLAKLDIPTVPGGPRERVEDSDSEVSEFFDSFDQFDDLEDLSSDNCTLALPLDAISAPTKQSQTSGSASKYVSRGCSTKGMNPHRFDHPTLPANVKKPTPLKPGSPYPHHSEVPDSPRPVQTPSDENGGPLFSPVSSSAFSPLVDSSGPLEYFWKADVDGRDSSELRKPQDLCSLYKTYSDFASSLSKEILGSVCGYQSAVDISENKNLSCVCHKEFKNPSGYLMKLSEIQETVTVATLQKKSQSLKDGIQRFATDLVEMSLGSALRDLQKGVSSCTTTLCHLAARLTSSVFQMAFHEIGMRRAYVLKERAINGLAGFLVGEAVSGALKEFLTVKKQIFHSTVTQFAADLAEELVFEGIMEVCQFSHPSTPLTPSDWSFGHGHEKEEEEEEEEEEEVVTSYASDLSESVIQEAFIELSQADVAFTSQAAISVSLDNICYVSAENTSAQTCSTFANQQVLSSAGAVPGPSGEDATCTVKKALFTVSGMASCIPVPQAGQALSHLQDPEETIQYKSSLSETPQASPQRVTDTTTPAQTHLHSHGTQTPVPEEDPSQGKSPFQNFSGNMVDMIVTEACELITASKMKKSFGDCADFFTKTIGSRRDSSSKLETVNDEAPGSPSTQAVAGFRYDCRESVYVRKGGPVEPATDHNIPHISFQTGSQSQGRTSCELDPRTRGVAETHPVMMDTLDVPGTEMGGQRRISVPGDDSAPSSGQKSGGTPGTPPSTPQQPSEVSKEKQIKRFSKKLKSKLAKEFSPATPPPTPHYQPGPGPKDVTPEADKAEFMLKLMRSLSEEADGNEDEDEEELAEEGGVGGTNRCLETAGGRHELNQMSARRMSNKEALHYAERLACHIVSMATEMDTLGVAEEEGEMSKGSGRRRDSVAQFSEQTLNTLWVYAGEVAGEVINDVKRMVSSAQQCPYHRRRSFDRSSSECLQQHHQNQSQPSTDQNRDWRVGKLAEQWSNDLIASVFRSPTSTSSTVSSSSSGLSSEYPSCESVTDEYAGYLIRVLKKEGGSRELVLDQYASRLAYRSIKLGLAHASRKIKQRSSSTRLHSSKSLPDEWKASGSEASSPKDRVESVVSPSGEDAQCCCRDSEEQSQREYMDLVNFAESLAYNITCDVTRKLHLSSARLPKSLTDSCLYKKSKLEDMAENLIRNSFSCPLLSKEGKSRHYHSTGSLYDGGYRGRVMQVIEHYARKIVDDTLKMSLASVGHSSQEHQRTHDRHSHTQRLSEGPTLGQALGERTCRYCQVQECPYCTKHSRHHHQPVLQRRKRGPECPARAERLSSLEIPKIHIDLDHRAVFAEGMVSMAMETAKRELSNTSLNADSGIGHDGTSYAESLTAEIMTSALSNICQTGNISFPGREATESSMSQQLSVGDDSLGSWSNLSFEDEHQDDNSSFLHLSDSSNGNSSSWSSLGLEGEACEDRMSFSPSDSDNTEDKETEVKEESSGTLCVDRTQVPAPRTTLVVVNSDVRELGRGGPHHVTLDPQLRSMLQWVAASMADVPQIQLIPDRELQQLPAVVQRLRERRWRAGELLHTLLRYCEEGQTHGPTQAREEALQAGREPHRIPLFQWLLEHA; encoded by the exons ATGGATGCCTATGCACGTATTAGAGGAGTCCCCCTGAGGTCCAGGGCCTCTGTCCGGAAAGAG ACTGTGCGTGACGGTGGGCCGCAGTGTGTGAAGAGCCTCTTTAGGAATAAAAAGGAGCTATGCAGCGTTGGTCTAGAGCTGCCAAGCAGAGACACCACAAGACTGACAGAG ATTCAttttgtgtgtctgcctggGCAATGTGAAGGGGAAGATGTCACCCAACAG GCTCTGTTATCTATGCCAGCGGGGCTGTGTGAGCTTCTGAGGTCCCTCCACGTTCACAGCCTCAAGAATGACGAGGTTCTGCTGCTCAAAGACTCCCGCAGGCTGGCAGAGCACAGGGACGCCGGGCCTCAG TGTTGGTTAAAGGCCGTGTGTGTGCTGAGGCATAATCCCAGCACCAGTGTCTACCCTCAGGCCAGTGTAGCATCTTTGGTGGGCTTGCTGGGGTGCTACATGGCAGGCGTACGCTATGCTCTGGAGCTCCAGGCTCTTCAGAGGGGCACAGCTGAGCCCAGCCAGCCAGAGGAGGACGACACCAACCAGTCGGTCTCATCAATCGAGGATGACTTTGTCACGGCCCTGGAGCATCTGGAGGAGGACGACACAGGAGACAATCCCT CTGCTGTTTCCTATCGCCTTTTTAAAAAGCGTGACGTGGCATCACAGACAGTCCCAGCCCACAAGAGAAAAAAGGAATTAGCAGGCGCCCGCATTATCATAAGCTCATCGTCGAAGAAGAACTCGGCCAACCATAATTCTGGTCCAGATGTGTCTGTCACAGTGCAGAGGTCATCGGGCGTGGAATCCCAGTGGACTTACTGCAGTCCTGGAGCTCGTCTCCCCTCGCCTCTGATGCATGTCAGTGAATCAGAAGAGTCTGACGGCTCCAGCCCCAGCCCAATCATTTTCCTGGATGAGGTGGGCTACCAGAAGAGCCTGCTGGCCAAGCTGGACATCCCCACGGTGCCAGGGGGGCCCAGAGAGCGAGTTGAGGACTCGGACTCTGAAGTCAGTGAATTCTTTGACAGCTTCGACCAGTTTGATGACCTGGAGGACCTGAGCTCAGACAACTGCACTCTCGCGCTGCCTCTGGACGCCATCAGTGCCCCAACCAAACAGAGCCAGACCAGCGGGTCAGCATCCAAATATGTTTCTAGGGGCTGCTCCACCAAGGGTATGAATCCCCACCGCTTTGACCACCCCACTCTCCCAGCCAATGTGAAAAAACCCACTCCTCTGAAACCAGGCTCTCCCTACCCACATCACTCCGAGGTGCCTGATTCCCCTCGACCAGTGCAGACCCCCTCTGACGAGAACGGTGGCCCACTCTTCAGCCCTGTCAGCTCCTCGGCCTTCAGCCCCTTGGTGGACTCTAGTGGACCACTGGAGTACTTCTGGAAGGCGGATGTGGATGGACGGGACAGCTCAGAGCTGCGTAAACCCCAGGATCTCTGCTCTCTGTATAAGACCTACTCAGACTTTGCCAGCAGTCTCTCCAAAGAAATTCTAGGATCCGTGTGTGGCTACCAGTCTGCCGTTGACATCAGCGAAAACAAGAATCTCAGCTGCGTCTGCCACAAGGAATTCAAGAACCCTTCGGGCTACCTGATGAAGCTCTCAGAAATACAAGAGACAGTAACGGTGGCCACGCTGCAGAAGAAGTCCCAGTCTCTGAAGGATGGCATTCAGAGGTTTGCCACCGACCTGGTGGAAATGAGCTTGGGCAGCGCCTTGCGAGACCTCCAAAAAGGCGTATCCTCCTGTACCACCACCTTGTGTCACCTAGCCGCCAGGCTCACCTCCTCAGTGTTTCAGATGGCCTTCCATGAGATTGGCATGCGCCGCGCCTATGTGTTGAAAGAACGAGCAATCAACGGATTAGCTGGCTTCCTGGTCGGAGAGGCCGTGTCGGGGGCGCTGAAGGAGTTCCTGACGGTGAAAAAGCAGATTTTCCACAGCACAGTGACACAATTTGCTGCAGATCTGGCTGAAGAGCTGGTGTTTGAAGGCATCATGGAAGTGTGTCAGTTCTCCCACCCCTCAACGCCTCTCACACCTAGTGATTGGTCCTTTGGCCACGGGCacgagaaggaggaggaggaggaggaggaagaggaggaggaggtggttaCCTCCTATGCTTCAGACTTATCTGAGTCGGTTATCCAAGAGGCCTTCATAGAGCTCTCTCAGGCTGATGTTGCCTTCACTAGCCAAGCAGCTATTAGTGTGTCTCTGGACAACATCTGTTATGTCAGTGCCGAGAACACGAGCGCTCAAACCTGCAGTACCTTTGCTAACCAGCAGGTTTTAAGTTCAGCTGGAGCGGTCCCGGGGCCTTCAGGAGAGGACGCTACCTGCACGGTGAAGAAAGCCCTGTTCACTGTGTCAGGCATGGCCAGCTGTATTCCTGTTCCCCAAGCAGGCCAAGCCCTCTCCCACCTCCAGGATCCAGAGGAGACCATTCAGTATAAGTCTAGCTTGTCAGAGACCCCACAGGCCAGCCCCCAAAGAGTTACTGACACCACCACACCTGCACAGACTCACCTTCACAGTCATGGAACTCAGACTCCCGTACCTGAAGAAGACCCCTCCCAAGGAAAGTCCCCATTCCAAAACTTCTCGGGCAACATGGTGGATATGATCGTAACGGAGGCTTGTGAGCTAATAACTGCTTCTAAGATGAAGAAGAGTTTTGGTGACTGTGCTGATTTCTTTACAAAGACAATCGGGAGCAGAAGGGACTCTTCTTCTAAACTGGAGACGGTTAATGATGAGGCTCCAGGTTCCCCTTCAACGCAGGCAGTTGCTGGCTTCAGATATGACTGTAGAGAGTCTGTGTATGTTAGGAAGGGCGGCCCTGTTGAGCCAGCAACAGACCATAACATTCCTCACATTTCCTTTCAGACAGGCTCTCAAAGCCAGGGGAGAACCAGCTGTGAGTTAGACCCCAGGACCAGAGGTGTGGCTGAAACACATCCTGTGATGATGGATACTCTTGATGTGCCGGGTACAGAGATGGGTGGACAAAGGAGGATATCTGTTCCTGGGGATGACTCGGCTCCGAGCTCCGGCCAAAAATCCGGCGGGACTCCTGGCACTCCCCCTTCTACCCCTCAGCAGCCCAGCGAGGTGTCCAAGGAGAAGCAGATAAAACGGTTCTCCAAGAAGCTGAAAAGCAAGCTGGCCAAGGAATTTTCCCCCGCCACCCCCCCACCCACTCCTCACTATCAGCCTGGCCCAGGGCCAAAAGACGTCACCCCTGAGGCGGACAAGGCTGAGTTCATGCTCAAACTGATGAGGTCTCTCTCTGAGGAGGCAGATGGTAATGAGGATGAAGACGAGGAAGAACTGGCAGAAGAGGGTGGCGTCGGTGGCACTAACAGATGTTTAGAGACAGCGGGCGGCCGGCATGAACTAAACCAGATGTCCGCTCGGAGGATGTCCAACAAGGAAGCTCTCCATTATGCTGAGCGGCTGGCTTGCCACattgtctccatggcaacagagaTGGACACCCTGGGAGtggcggaggaggagggggagatgaGCAAGGGCAGCGGGAGAAGGAGAGACAGCGTGGCTCAGTTCTCAGAGCAGACCTTGAACACCTTGTGGGTCTACGCCGGGGAGGTGGCGGGAGAGGTCATCAACGATGTGAAGAGGATGGTGAGCTCTGCACAGCAGTGTCCATAtcacagaagaagaagcttTGACAGATCTAGCTCTGAATGTTTGCAGCAGCACCACCAAAACCAGTCTCAGCCCAGTACGGACCAGAACAGAGACTGGAGGGTAGGGAAGCTGGCTGAGCAGTGGTCTAATGACCTGATAGCCTCTGTCTTCCGGTCTCCCACCTCCACTTCAAGCACcgtctccagctccagctctggCCTGTCTTCTGAGTATCCCAGCTGTGAGAGTGTGACAGATGAATATGCTGGCTACCTCATCAGGGTGCTGAAAAAGGAGGGAGGTAGTAGGGAGTTGGTCCTGGACCAGTATGCGAGCCGTTTGGCCTACCGCTCCATAAAACTGGGCTTGGCTCACGCCAGTCGCAAGATCAAGCAGAGATCCTCCAGCACCCGCCTTCACTCGTCCAAGTCGCTGCCAGATGAATGGAAAGCTTCTGGAAGCGAAGCCTCGTCGCCAAAGGACAGAGTAGAGTCAGTAGTTAGTCCTTCAGGCGAGGATGCTCAGTGTTGTTGCAGAGACTCTGAGGAGCAGAGTCAGAGGGAGTACATGGATCTGGTCAACTTTGCAGAGTCTTTAGCTTACAACATCACCTGTGATGTCACACGCAAGCTGCATCTCTCCTCTGCACGACTGCCCAAGTCTCTCACCGACTCCTGTCTTTATAAGAAATCCAAACTTGAAGACATGGCAGAGAATCTCATCAGGAACTCCTTCTCCTGCCCCCTGTTGTCCAAGGAGGGTAAAAGCAGGCATTACCACAGCACAGGAAGCCTGTATGATGGAGGCTACAGGGGCAGGGTGATGCAGGTCATCGAGCATTACGCCAGGAAGATAGTTGACGACACTCTGAAGATGAGCCTGGCTTCAGTTGGACATTCGTCccaggagcaccagaggacccACGACAGACACTCTCACACCCAGAGGTTGTCTGAGGGGCCGACGCTGGGCCAAGCCCTGGGGGAGAGGACATGCCGTTATTGTCAGGTCCAGGAGTGCCCGTACTGCaccaaacacagcaggcaccaCCACCAGCCGGTATTACAGAGGAGGAAAAGGGGCCCAGAATGCCCGGCGAGGGCCGAGCGTCTCTCTAGCCTGGAGATCCCCAAGATCCACATTGACCTGGACCACAGGGCAGTGTTCGCAGAGGGGATGGTGTCCATGGCAATGGAGACAGCTAAACGTGAGCTGAGCAACACCAGCCTTAATGCCGACAGCGGCATCGGCCACGATGGAACCAGCTACGCCGAGAGCCTGACCGCTGAGATCATGACGTCAGCTCTGTCCAACATCTGCCAGACCGGCAACATCAG CTTCCCAGGTAGAGAAGCCACCGAGTCCTCCATGTCCCAGCAGCTGAGTGTCGGAGATGACAGTCTGGGCAGCTGGTCCAACCTGAGCTTTGAGGACGAGCACCAAGACGACAACAGCAGCTTCCTCCACCTCAGTGACAG CAGCAATGGGAACAGCAGTAGCTGGAGCAGTCTGGGCCTGGAGGGGGAGGCGTGTGAGGATCGCAtgtccttctctccctctgacAG TGACAACACTGAGGACAAGGAGACTGAAGTCAAAGAGGAATCCAGCG GGACTCTCTGCGTGGACAGGACTCAGGTGCCGGCTCCCAGGACCACACTAGTCGTAGTGAACTCGGATGTCAGGGAGCTCGGGCGCGGCGGCCCTCATCACGTGACCCTCGACCCTCAGCTTCGGAGCATGCTGCAGTGGGTGGCGGCCTCCATGGCCGACGTCCCCCAGATCCAGCTGATCCCTGACAGAGAGCTCCAGCAG
- the akap11 gene encoding A-kinase anchor protein 11 isoform X2: MDAYARIRGVPLRSRASVRKETVRDGGPQCVKSLFRNKKELCSVGLELPSRDTTRLTEIHFVCLPGQCEGEDVTQQALLSMPAGLCELLRSLHVHSLKNDEVLLLKDSRRLAEHRDAGPQCWLKAVCVLRHNPSTSVYPQASVASLVGLLGCYMAGVRYALELQALQRGTAEPSQPEEDDTNQSVSSIEDDFVTALEHLEEDDTGDNPSAVSYRLFKKRDVASQTVPAHKRKKELAGARIIISSSSKKNSANHNSGPDVSVTVQRSSGVESQWTYCSPGARLPSPLMHVSESEESDGSSPSPIIFLDEVGYQKSLLAKLDIPTVPGGPRERVEDSDSEVSEFFDSFDQFDDLEDLSSDNCTLALPLDAISAPTKQSQTSGSASKYVSRGCSTKGMNPHRFDHPTLPANVKKPTPLKPGSPYPHHSEVPDSPRPVQTPSDENGGPLFSPVSSSAFSPLVDSSGPLEYFWKADVDGRDSSELRKPQDLCSLYKTYSDFASSLSKEILGSVCGYQSAVDISENKNLSCVCHKEFKNPSGYLMKLSEIQETVTVATLQKKSQSLKDGIQRFATDLVEMSLGSALRDLQKGVSSCTTTLCHLAARLTSSVFQMAFHEIGMRRAYVLKERAINGLAGFLVGEAVSGALKEFLTVKKQIFHSTVTQFAADLAEELVFEGIMEVCQFSHPSTPLTPSDWSFGHGHEKEEEEEEEEEEEVVTSYASDLSESVIQEAFIELSQADVAFTSQAAISVSLDNICYVSAENTSAQTCSTFANQQVLSSAGAVPGPSGEDATCTVKKALFTVSGMASCIPVPQAGQALSHLQDPEETIQYKSSLSETPQASPQRVTDTTTPAQTHLHSHGTQTPVPEEDPSQGKSPFQNFSGNMVDMIVTEACELITASKMKKSFGDCADFFTKTIGSRRDSSSKLETVNDEAPGSPSTQAVAGFRYDCRESVYVRKGGPVEPATDHNIPHISFQTGSQSQGRTSCELDPRTRGVAETHPVMMDTLDVPGTEMGGQRRISVPGDDSAPSSGQKSGGTPGTPPSTPQQPSEVSKEKQIKRFSKKLKSKLAKEFSPATPPPTPHYQPGPGPKDVTPEADKAEFMLKLMRSLSEEADGNEDEDEEELAEEGGVGGTNRCLETAGGRHELNQMSARRMSNKEALHYAERLACHIVSMATEMDTLGVAEEEGEMSKGSGRRRDSVAQFSEQTLNTLWVYAGEVAGEVINDVKRMVSSAQQCPYHRRRSFDRSSSECLQQHHQNQSQPSTDQNRDWRVGKLAEQWSNDLIASVFRSPTSTSSTVSSSSSGLSSEYPSCESVTDEYAGYLIRVLKKEGGSRELVLDQYASRLAYRSIKLGLAHASRKIKQRSSSTRLHSSKSLPDEWKASGSEASSPKDRVESVVSPSGEDAQCCCRDSEEQSQREYMDLVNFAESLAYNITCDVTRKLHLSSARLPKSLTDSCLYKKSKLEDMAENLIRNSFSCPLLSKEGKSRHYHSTGSLYDGGYRGRVMQVIEHYARKIVDDTLKMSLASVGHSSQEHQRTHDRHSHTQRLSEGPTLGQALGERTCRYCQVQECPYCTKHSRHHHQPVLQRRKRGPECPARAERLSSLEIPKIHIDLDHRAVFAEGMVSMAMETAKRELSNTSLNADSGIGHDGTSYAESLTAEIMTSALSNICQTGNISFPGREATESSMSQQLSVGDDSLGSWSNLSFEDEHQDDNSSFLHLSDSNGNSSSWSSLGLEGEACEDRMSFSPSDSDNTEDKETEVKEESSGTLCVDRTQVPAPRTTLVVVNSDVRELGRGGPHHVTLDPQLRSMLQWVAASMADVPQIQLIPDRELQQLPAVVQRLRERRWRAGELLHTLLRYCEEGQTHGPTQAREEALQAGREPHRIPLFQWLLEHA; this comes from the exons ATGGATGCCTATGCACGTATTAGAGGAGTCCCCCTGAGGTCCAGGGCCTCTGTCCGGAAAGAG ACTGTGCGTGACGGTGGGCCGCAGTGTGTGAAGAGCCTCTTTAGGAATAAAAAGGAGCTATGCAGCGTTGGTCTAGAGCTGCCAAGCAGAGACACCACAAGACTGACAGAG ATTCAttttgtgtgtctgcctggGCAATGTGAAGGGGAAGATGTCACCCAACAG GCTCTGTTATCTATGCCAGCGGGGCTGTGTGAGCTTCTGAGGTCCCTCCACGTTCACAGCCTCAAGAATGACGAGGTTCTGCTGCTCAAAGACTCCCGCAGGCTGGCAGAGCACAGGGACGCCGGGCCTCAG TGTTGGTTAAAGGCCGTGTGTGTGCTGAGGCATAATCCCAGCACCAGTGTCTACCCTCAGGCCAGTGTAGCATCTTTGGTGGGCTTGCTGGGGTGCTACATGGCAGGCGTACGCTATGCTCTGGAGCTCCAGGCTCTTCAGAGGGGCACAGCTGAGCCCAGCCAGCCAGAGGAGGACGACACCAACCAGTCGGTCTCATCAATCGAGGATGACTTTGTCACGGCCCTGGAGCATCTGGAGGAGGACGACACAGGAGACAATCCCT CTGCTGTTTCCTATCGCCTTTTTAAAAAGCGTGACGTGGCATCACAGACAGTCCCAGCCCACAAGAGAAAAAAGGAATTAGCAGGCGCCCGCATTATCATAAGCTCATCGTCGAAGAAGAACTCGGCCAACCATAATTCTGGTCCAGATGTGTCTGTCACAGTGCAGAGGTCATCGGGCGTGGAATCCCAGTGGACTTACTGCAGTCCTGGAGCTCGTCTCCCCTCGCCTCTGATGCATGTCAGTGAATCAGAAGAGTCTGACGGCTCCAGCCCCAGCCCAATCATTTTCCTGGATGAGGTGGGCTACCAGAAGAGCCTGCTGGCCAAGCTGGACATCCCCACGGTGCCAGGGGGGCCCAGAGAGCGAGTTGAGGACTCGGACTCTGAAGTCAGTGAATTCTTTGACAGCTTCGACCAGTTTGATGACCTGGAGGACCTGAGCTCAGACAACTGCACTCTCGCGCTGCCTCTGGACGCCATCAGTGCCCCAACCAAACAGAGCCAGACCAGCGGGTCAGCATCCAAATATGTTTCTAGGGGCTGCTCCACCAAGGGTATGAATCCCCACCGCTTTGACCACCCCACTCTCCCAGCCAATGTGAAAAAACCCACTCCTCTGAAACCAGGCTCTCCCTACCCACATCACTCCGAGGTGCCTGATTCCCCTCGACCAGTGCAGACCCCCTCTGACGAGAACGGTGGCCCACTCTTCAGCCCTGTCAGCTCCTCGGCCTTCAGCCCCTTGGTGGACTCTAGTGGACCACTGGAGTACTTCTGGAAGGCGGATGTGGATGGACGGGACAGCTCAGAGCTGCGTAAACCCCAGGATCTCTGCTCTCTGTATAAGACCTACTCAGACTTTGCCAGCAGTCTCTCCAAAGAAATTCTAGGATCCGTGTGTGGCTACCAGTCTGCCGTTGACATCAGCGAAAACAAGAATCTCAGCTGCGTCTGCCACAAGGAATTCAAGAACCCTTCGGGCTACCTGATGAAGCTCTCAGAAATACAAGAGACAGTAACGGTGGCCACGCTGCAGAAGAAGTCCCAGTCTCTGAAGGATGGCATTCAGAGGTTTGCCACCGACCTGGTGGAAATGAGCTTGGGCAGCGCCTTGCGAGACCTCCAAAAAGGCGTATCCTCCTGTACCACCACCTTGTGTCACCTAGCCGCCAGGCTCACCTCCTCAGTGTTTCAGATGGCCTTCCATGAGATTGGCATGCGCCGCGCCTATGTGTTGAAAGAACGAGCAATCAACGGATTAGCTGGCTTCCTGGTCGGAGAGGCCGTGTCGGGGGCGCTGAAGGAGTTCCTGACGGTGAAAAAGCAGATTTTCCACAGCACAGTGACACAATTTGCTGCAGATCTGGCTGAAGAGCTGGTGTTTGAAGGCATCATGGAAGTGTGTCAGTTCTCCCACCCCTCAACGCCTCTCACACCTAGTGATTGGTCCTTTGGCCACGGGCacgagaaggaggaggaggaggaggaggaagaggaggaggaggtggttaCCTCCTATGCTTCAGACTTATCTGAGTCGGTTATCCAAGAGGCCTTCATAGAGCTCTCTCAGGCTGATGTTGCCTTCACTAGCCAAGCAGCTATTAGTGTGTCTCTGGACAACATCTGTTATGTCAGTGCCGAGAACACGAGCGCTCAAACCTGCAGTACCTTTGCTAACCAGCAGGTTTTAAGTTCAGCTGGAGCGGTCCCGGGGCCTTCAGGAGAGGACGCTACCTGCACGGTGAAGAAAGCCCTGTTCACTGTGTCAGGCATGGCCAGCTGTATTCCTGTTCCCCAAGCAGGCCAAGCCCTCTCCCACCTCCAGGATCCAGAGGAGACCATTCAGTATAAGTCTAGCTTGTCAGAGACCCCACAGGCCAGCCCCCAAAGAGTTACTGACACCACCACACCTGCACAGACTCACCTTCACAGTCATGGAACTCAGACTCCCGTACCTGAAGAAGACCCCTCCCAAGGAAAGTCCCCATTCCAAAACTTCTCGGGCAACATGGTGGATATGATCGTAACGGAGGCTTGTGAGCTAATAACTGCTTCTAAGATGAAGAAGAGTTTTGGTGACTGTGCTGATTTCTTTACAAAGACAATCGGGAGCAGAAGGGACTCTTCTTCTAAACTGGAGACGGTTAATGATGAGGCTCCAGGTTCCCCTTCAACGCAGGCAGTTGCTGGCTTCAGATATGACTGTAGAGAGTCTGTGTATGTTAGGAAGGGCGGCCCTGTTGAGCCAGCAACAGACCATAACATTCCTCACATTTCCTTTCAGACAGGCTCTCAAAGCCAGGGGAGAACCAGCTGTGAGTTAGACCCCAGGACCAGAGGTGTGGCTGAAACACATCCTGTGATGATGGATACTCTTGATGTGCCGGGTACAGAGATGGGTGGACAAAGGAGGATATCTGTTCCTGGGGATGACTCGGCTCCGAGCTCCGGCCAAAAATCCGGCGGGACTCCTGGCACTCCCCCTTCTACCCCTCAGCAGCCCAGCGAGGTGTCCAAGGAGAAGCAGATAAAACGGTTCTCCAAGAAGCTGAAAAGCAAGCTGGCCAAGGAATTTTCCCCCGCCACCCCCCCACCCACTCCTCACTATCAGCCTGGCCCAGGGCCAAAAGACGTCACCCCTGAGGCGGACAAGGCTGAGTTCATGCTCAAACTGATGAGGTCTCTCTCTGAGGAGGCAGATGGTAATGAGGATGAAGACGAGGAAGAACTGGCAGAAGAGGGTGGCGTCGGTGGCACTAACAGATGTTTAGAGACAGCGGGCGGCCGGCATGAACTAAACCAGATGTCCGCTCGGAGGATGTCCAACAAGGAAGCTCTCCATTATGCTGAGCGGCTGGCTTGCCACattgtctccatggcaacagagaTGGACACCCTGGGAGtggcggaggaggagggggagatgaGCAAGGGCAGCGGGAGAAGGAGAGACAGCGTGGCTCAGTTCTCAGAGCAGACCTTGAACACCTTGTGGGTCTACGCCGGGGAGGTGGCGGGAGAGGTCATCAACGATGTGAAGAGGATGGTGAGCTCTGCACAGCAGTGTCCATAtcacagaagaagaagcttTGACAGATCTAGCTCTGAATGTTTGCAGCAGCACCACCAAAACCAGTCTCAGCCCAGTACGGACCAGAACAGAGACTGGAGGGTAGGGAAGCTGGCTGAGCAGTGGTCTAATGACCTGATAGCCTCTGTCTTCCGGTCTCCCACCTCCACTTCAAGCACcgtctccagctccagctctggCCTGTCTTCTGAGTATCCCAGCTGTGAGAGTGTGACAGATGAATATGCTGGCTACCTCATCAGGGTGCTGAAAAAGGAGGGAGGTAGTAGGGAGTTGGTCCTGGACCAGTATGCGAGCCGTTTGGCCTACCGCTCCATAAAACTGGGCTTGGCTCACGCCAGTCGCAAGATCAAGCAGAGATCCTCCAGCACCCGCCTTCACTCGTCCAAGTCGCTGCCAGATGAATGGAAAGCTTCTGGAAGCGAAGCCTCGTCGCCAAAGGACAGAGTAGAGTCAGTAGTTAGTCCTTCAGGCGAGGATGCTCAGTGTTGTTGCAGAGACTCTGAGGAGCAGAGTCAGAGGGAGTACATGGATCTGGTCAACTTTGCAGAGTCTTTAGCTTACAACATCACCTGTGATGTCACACGCAAGCTGCATCTCTCCTCTGCACGACTGCCCAAGTCTCTCACCGACTCCTGTCTTTATAAGAAATCCAAACTTGAAGACATGGCAGAGAATCTCATCAGGAACTCCTTCTCCTGCCCCCTGTTGTCCAAGGAGGGTAAAAGCAGGCATTACCACAGCACAGGAAGCCTGTATGATGGAGGCTACAGGGGCAGGGTGATGCAGGTCATCGAGCATTACGCCAGGAAGATAGTTGACGACACTCTGAAGATGAGCCTGGCTTCAGTTGGACATTCGTCccaggagcaccagaggacccACGACAGACACTCTCACACCCAGAGGTTGTCTGAGGGGCCGACGCTGGGCCAAGCCCTGGGGGAGAGGACATGCCGTTATTGTCAGGTCCAGGAGTGCCCGTACTGCaccaaacacagcaggcaccaCCACCAGCCGGTATTACAGAGGAGGAAAAGGGGCCCAGAATGCCCGGCGAGGGCCGAGCGTCTCTCTAGCCTGGAGATCCCCAAGATCCACATTGACCTGGACCACAGGGCAGTGTTCGCAGAGGGGATGGTGTCCATGGCAATGGAGACAGCTAAACGTGAGCTGAGCAACACCAGCCTTAATGCCGACAGCGGCATCGGCCACGATGGAACCAGCTACGCCGAGAGCCTGACCGCTGAGATCATGACGTCAGCTCTGTCCAACATCTGCCAGACCGGCAACATCAG CTTCCCAGGTAGAGAAGCCACCGAGTCCTCCATGTCCCAGCAGCTGAGTGTCGGAGATGACAGTCTGGGCAGCTGGTCCAACCTGAGCTTTGAGGACGAGCACCAAGACGACAACAGCAGCTTCCTCCACCTCAGTGACAG CAATGGGAACAGCAGTAGCTGGAGCAGTCTGGGCCTGGAGGGGGAGGCGTGTGAGGATCGCAtgtccttctctccctctgacAG TGACAACACTGAGGACAAGGAGACTGAAGTCAAAGAGGAATCCAGCG GGACTCTCTGCGTGGACAGGACTCAGGTGCCGGCTCCCAGGACCACACTAGTCGTAGTGAACTCGGATGTCAGGGAGCTCGGGCGCGGCGGCCCTCATCACGTGACCCTCGACCCTCAGCTTCGGAGCATGCTGCAGTGGGTGGCGGCCTCCATGGCCGACGTCCCCCAGATCCAGCTGATCCCTGACAGAGAGCTCCAGCAG